Proteins co-encoded in one Bremerella sp. TYQ1 genomic window:
- a CDS encoding class I SAM-dependent methyltransferase, which translates to MSSSSSKPSWQLPTGVTRGSLDYIESAAIADGYDEDIAFGSNFQFDEEVVANFIPRTGQVADLGCGTARALLPLVRRGNTGLAVDLSDEMLRIVAEKAKQENLPVECLKANLVELDAIADQSVDHSICMFSTLGMIKGADNRRRFLDHAYRILKPGGRFVVHVHNFWFNFFEPDGAFWLASHLVKSRFTKGMERGDKYYRYRGIPNFFLHVFSRNEFSNALSQSGFKVTQLVPLRMDRQGELPRPWLLGGLRASGWIALCEK; encoded by the coding sequence ATGAGTTCGTCGTCCTCGAAACCAAGCTGGCAACTACCAACCGGAGTCACTCGCGGTTCGCTGGACTACATCGAGTCTGCCGCAATTGCCGACGGCTATGATGAAGACATCGCCTTCGGAAGTAACTTTCAGTTCGACGAAGAAGTCGTTGCCAATTTCATCCCACGGACTGGGCAAGTTGCCGACCTAGGCTGTGGCACTGCTCGGGCTCTGCTTCCACTTGTACGTCGCGGCAACACCGGTCTCGCGGTTGATTTGTCGGACGAAATGCTTCGAATCGTCGCAGAGAAAGCGAAGCAAGAGAATCTACCTGTGGAATGCCTGAAGGCAAACCTCGTTGAGCTCGACGCGATCGCCGATCAATCGGTGGATCATTCGATTTGCATGTTCAGCACATTGGGAATGATCAAAGGCGCAGACAATCGTCGGCGATTTCTGGACCATGCATATCGCATACTCAAACCAGGTGGACGATTTGTCGTCCATGTCCACAACTTCTGGTTTAACTTTTTTGAACCAGACGGTGCATTCTGGTTGGCATCTCACTTAGTCAAATCGCGGTTCACGAAAGGCATGGAGCGGGGCGACAAATACTACCGATATCGCGGCATTCCTAACTTCTTTCTGCATGTCTTCAGTCGCAACGAATTCTCTAACGCATTGAGTCAAAGCGGCTTTAAGGTGACCCAACTTGTCCCTTTGCGAATGGATCGCCAAGGAGAATTGCCGCGACCATGGCTGCTGGGCGGACTCCGTGCGAGCGGCTGGATTGCGTTGTGTGAGAAATAG
- a CDS encoding M56 family metallopeptidase has product MWSVLQSPMGMKLTIVLLHFVWQATLLYCLWRLIKTFASIRSPQHRYGGALGVLILIAACPVLTFVWLDDHQLPVASELESLTGISVDSSSKAFLVDDPDPSLESHGNATTVAAATESRADANWLSGIAYATVVIQPYLMLLWTCGVIVLGLRLCLSYFGTVWLRRFGLTPIESSLLVRYSDLAHQLGLWQMPSVAYSSHIRQAMAVGLLRPMVLLPAAWMTEITPQVLEAVLAHELAHIRRQDLWINFLQRVVETIFFYHPVVWWISSEIRHERELCCDEMAIGVLGQRLSYAQSLEQIAHWQVDHSQASLATPFLGQGQSQLVGRIRQILGAPSAQPGERSWPAGLVLVMIPLVLWVASAIVWSESASPVLADEPDMSETIEEDEFLLPGHLRRRPAHHPPHRRPNAPLGVPPRHEHRPPPHHHMERLLQDLEAALPSSEATDALPREDADVIEAIEELRDEIRLLRDQLTELQHRPPHAPPPPHRHGPPPHDRRPPPHRHPRER; this is encoded by the coding sequence ATGTGGAGCGTTTTGCAAAGCCCCATGGGGATGAAGCTGACGATTGTTTTGCTCCACTTCGTGTGGCAAGCAACGCTTCTTTACTGCCTCTGGCGGCTTATCAAGACCTTCGCTTCAATTCGATCTCCACAACATCGCTATGGTGGGGCTCTGGGCGTGCTGATTTTAATTGCAGCCTGCCCCGTGCTGACTTTTGTCTGGCTGGACGATCACCAATTACCTGTGGCAAGCGAGCTAGAGTCGCTAACTGGTATCTCGGTCGATTCATCCTCCAAGGCATTCCTGGTCGATGATCCCGATCCCAGCCTGGAAAGTCACGGCAATGCGACGACGGTTGCTGCTGCGACAGAATCGCGCGCAGACGCAAACTGGCTGTCGGGTATTGCCTATGCGACCGTTGTTATCCAGCCGTACCTCATGCTGCTTTGGACGTGCGGCGTCATCGTTCTTGGTCTGCGACTTTGCCTGAGCTATTTCGGGACCGTTTGGCTGCGCCGATTTGGATTGACGCCGATCGAATCCTCGCTGCTGGTTCGTTACTCCGACTTAGCGCATCAACTTGGTTTGTGGCAAATGCCGTCCGTCGCTTACTCTTCACACATTCGCCAAGCGATGGCGGTTGGTCTTTTGCGGCCAATGGTTTTGCTGCCGGCTGCCTGGATGACCGAGATCACTCCGCAAGTGCTTGAAGCTGTCCTGGCTCATGAGTTGGCTCATATTCGCCGACAAGACTTGTGGATCAACTTCCTGCAGCGTGTCGTGGAGACGATCTTTTTCTATCACCCGGTCGTCTGGTGGATTTCTTCCGAGATTCGGCACGAGCGGGAACTCTGCTGCGATGAAATGGCCATTGGGGTTCTCGGGCAGCGACTAAGCTACGCGCAATCGCTCGAGCAAATCGCCCATTGGCAAGTCGACCACTCGCAGGCCTCGTTGGCAACTCCGTTTTTGGGTCAAGGACAAAGCCAACTCGTCGGGCGAATTCGGCAAATCCTGGGTGCCCCATCTGCCCAGCCTGGCGAACGTTCCTGGCCGGCCGGTTTGGTTTTGGTGATGATTCCCTTGGTACTATGGGTTGCTTCTGCGATTGTCTGGTCGGAATCGGCATCGCCTGTTTTGGCTGATGAACCTGACATGTCTGAGACGATTGAAGAGGACGAATTTCTTTTGCCAGGGCATCTCCGACGTCGCCCCGCTCACCATCCTCCTCATCGTCGTCCCAATGCCCCACTTGGCGTTCCCCCTCGTCACGAGCACCGACCGCCTCCCCACCATCACATGGAACGTTTGCTGCAAGATTTGGAAGCAGCACTCCCATCGTCCGAGGCCACCGATGCATTGCCACGGGAGGATGCTGATGTCATCGAAGCAATCGAGGAATTGCGTGACGAAATTCGTTTGCTGCGGGACCAACTGACTGAACTGCAACATCGTCCGCCACATGCCCCCCCTCCTCCTCACCGTCATGGGCCACCGCCGCATGACCGAAGACCACCGCCACACCGGCATCCACGCGAACGTTAA
- a CDS encoding BlaI/MecI/CopY family transcriptional regulator, whose amino-acid sequence MARPKQETPTSGELEVLKVLWKRGPSTVREVLEELNSQGRTRAYTSVMSLMNVMADKQLLDREPLGRAFQYSARRPQEKTLGGIVNDILGRVFEGSAPSLVAHLLEESKPNAIELEEIRKALEQYEEENRA is encoded by the coding sequence ATGGCACGCCCTAAACAGGAAACTCCCACCTCAGGCGAACTGGAAGTCCTTAAAGTCCTTTGGAAACGAGGCCCCAGCACAGTTCGCGAAGTCTTGGAAGAGCTCAACTCCCAAGGCCGAACCCGAGCATACACGTCCGTCATGAGCCTGATGAATGTGATGGCTGACAAACAGCTTCTCGACCGAGAACCACTCGGCAGAGCTTTCCAATATTCAGCCCGACGTCCCCAGGAAAAAACCTTGGGAGGCATTGTGAACGATATTCTCGGCCGCGTTTTCGAAGGTTCTGCACCATCTTTGGTTGCCCACTTGCTGGAAGAGTCGAAGCCAAACGCGATAGAATTAGAAGAAATCCGTAAAGCCCTGGAACAATACGAAGAGGAGAATCGCGCTTGA
- a CDS encoding bifunctional 2-polyprenyl-6-hydroxyphenol methylase/3-demethylubiquinol 3-O-methyltransferase UbiG: MAHRVFQTWDGSNGEIGQDILANAPCAISGTHDAKVVFHRDRYGFPMRTVISRATGLVYTDPRPTEEAIDDFYRSTYRRFYKSSVQPKWKHTARNARIAAQRMETIQSYATKGAAILDIGTGSGELLHVGNRLGFEMQGIEVDQTYAQFGRQSYGVKIINQSLNRAPLASQSFDVATLYHVLEHFADPAGALRKVANALKSEGIIFIEVPNVESIDTGFRQKWHAGHLFHFNCHTLPALANACGLEVVSVNTCAGRNVVWATLRKPRQPISLNWQETTVGNFERTWQLLREQADRRLLGEIPARVRRAGRKLKRNLHEWTATVSATNRRNLVDKLTQKRVA; this comes from the coding sequence ATGGCACATCGTGTGTTTCAAACATGGGACGGCTCGAACGGAGAGATCGGTCAAGACATCTTGGCCAACGCTCCCTGTGCCATCTCAGGGACACACGATGCCAAAGTCGTCTTTCACCGCGACCGCTACGGTTTTCCGATGCGGACGGTCATCTCGCGTGCGACCGGATTGGTCTATACCGACCCCCGGCCGACCGAAGAAGCAATCGACGATTTCTATCGAAGCACGTATCGTCGCTTCTACAAGTCGTCCGTTCAGCCGAAATGGAAGCACACCGCTCGAAACGCGCGAATCGCCGCCCAACGGATGGAGACGATTCAATCCTACGCCACGAAAGGAGCCGCAATCCTGGACATCGGGACAGGCTCCGGAGAACTTCTCCACGTCGGCAACCGTCTCGGCTTTGAAATGCAGGGCATCGAAGTTGATCAAACATATGCCCAGTTTGGCCGGCAAAGCTACGGCGTAAAAATCATCAACCAATCTTTGAATCGTGCCCCGCTTGCTTCGCAGTCGTTTGATGTAGCGACACTGTATCATGTGCTAGAACACTTCGCTGATCCGGCCGGGGCGCTGCGAAAAGTGGCGAATGCTTTAAAGTCAGAAGGTATCATCTTTATCGAGGTGCCAAACGTCGAATCGATTGACACAGGCTTTCGCCAGAAATGGCATGCAGGGCATCTGTTTCACTTCAACTGCCACACGCTGCCGGCATTGGCGAATGCATGTGGATTGGAAGTCGTCTCCGTCAATACTTGTGCCGGCAGAAATGTGGTCTGGGCAACGCTTCGCAAGCCACGACAGCCGATTAGCTTGAACTGGCAAGAGACCACCGTGGGGAATTTCGAACGAACGTGGCAGTTGCTGCGAGAACAGGCCGATCGCAGACTTTTAGGTGAAATCCCTGCTCGCGTTCGTCGTGCCGGACGCAAATTAAAACGCAATCTGCACGAATGGACGGCGACCGTTTCCGCCACGAATCGACGTAATTTGGTCGATAAACTCACCCAGAAACGTGTGGCTTAG
- the lptB gene encoding LPS export ABC transporter ATP-binding protein produces the protein MDESTILSAQNLVKTYGRRRVVDGVSYDVKRGEIVGLLGSNGAGKTTSFRMTCGMVTPNEGRVELNGKDVTLWPMFKRCRDGGMGYLAQDSSVFQKLTVEQNLLGVMELLRIDSYHRKMRCEELLERFDITHIRKSKAKSLSGGERRRLEIARCLVSDPEIIMLDEPFTGIDPVTVDSIQLVIRELRESGISILITDHQAEKTLEIVDRCYVVHRGNILCHGSPDEVVRHPEAVKYYFGNLSRNNFGERGDMDAAA, from the coding sequence ATGGACGAATCGACGATTCTCTCCGCTCAAAACCTGGTCAAGACCTACGGCCGACGACGCGTCGTTGATGGTGTCAGCTATGACGTCAAACGAGGCGAAATCGTGGGTCTACTCGGATCCAACGGTGCTGGCAAGACGACCAGCTTCCGTATGACCTGCGGGATGGTGACTCCCAACGAAGGCCGTGTCGAACTCAACGGCAAAGATGTCACGCTCTGGCCGATGTTCAAGCGTTGCCGCGATGGTGGCATGGGCTATCTGGCGCAAGACAGCAGCGTTTTCCAGAAATTGACCGTCGAGCAGAACCTGTTGGGAGTGATGGAACTGCTGCGGATCGATTCGTATCACCGAAAGATGCGCTGCGAAGAATTACTGGAACGATTCGACATCACCCATATTCGCAAGTCGAAAGCCAAGAGCCTCTCTGGTGGTGAACGTCGCCGACTGGAAATTGCTCGGTGCCTGGTTTCCGATCCTGAAATCATCATGCTGGACGAACCCTTTACCGGGATCGACCCTGTCACCGTCGACAGCATTCAATTGGTGATTCGAGAGCTCCGAGAGAGTGGAATTTCAATTCTGATTACCGACCATCAGGCCGAAAAGACGTTGGAGATTGTCGATCGCTGCTACGTTGTGCATCGTGGAAATATCCTTTGCCATGGCTCGCCCGATGAAGTGGTGCGACATCCAGAAGCGGTGAAATACTACTTTGGCAATCTTTCTCGCAACAACTTTGGCGAACGCGGAGACATGGACGCCGCCGCTTAA
- the lepB gene encoding signal peptidase I yields MVKKKRIQAISGSQKSSESKSSQSAGESDHFAVTREFVESLVVAIILALLFRAFEAEAFVIPTGSMATTLLGRHKDIVDEYTGYEYTVGSSGEMDRTTNKQFQNVVEAVDPLYHRLTDVSENPSYSGDRILVSKFAYDFADPARWDVIVFKYPIEPQTNYIKRLIGLPGETVRIYHGDIYIKKPGDTEFTIARKPPAKQLTLHRLVYDTAYPCEILEKAGFPDRLETYPADTRVYWVKGENGTWTCNPKGQPTWLRYRHVLADNGKNVRYWALAETGQRINTQQARDECSQLITDFSAYNTDTTTHYRNRRTSSGLHWVGDLMLECTSEIKSEEGVLSLDLVEGGTHFRCDIDVATGKATLSADQPTVTFDEEGTIEAQTVVQGPGTYSFRFSNTDNELRLWVNGSLIKFNVPATYTPNQPVVPKWSEQDPGDLLPVGIGTDSVQMTLTNVRVLRDTYYIADGKQYHHGRDTMTLLDYQEGEHLGWNIPTDDEIMEVLTDPSRWATTKIFESRREAVFSLENGQYFPLGDNSAESQDGRLFPIDNQFVPEHMLIGKALFVYWPHSKNTPVPFFPNFSRMKFIQ; encoded by the coding sequence ATGGTCAAGAAGAAACGCATTCAAGCGATTTCCGGGTCGCAGAAATCGAGCGAATCGAAGTCCTCACAAAGTGCCGGCGAATCGGACCACTTTGCCGTGACGCGAGAGTTTGTCGAGTCGTTGGTGGTTGCCATCATCTTGGCCCTCTTGTTTCGCGCATTCGAAGCGGAAGCATTTGTCATTCCCACTGGGTCGATGGCGACAACGCTTCTCGGGCGACATAAAGATATCGTCGACGAGTACACGGGCTACGAATACACCGTTGGCTCTAGCGGCGAGATGGATCGCACGACCAACAAGCAATTCCAAAACGTCGTGGAAGCAGTCGATCCACTTTACCATCGACTTACCGATGTCAGCGAAAACCCTTCGTATAGCGGCGACCGCATTTTGGTCAGCAAATTCGCATACGACTTTGCCGACCCTGCTCGTTGGGATGTGATTGTCTTCAAATACCCCATCGAGCCACAAACGAATTACATCAAACGTTTGATTGGCCTGCCTGGCGAAACCGTTCGCATTTATCACGGCGACATCTACATCAAAAAACCTGGCGATACCGAGTTCACCATTGCTCGAAAACCGCCGGCCAAACAGCTGACACTTCATCGCCTGGTTTACGATACAGCCTATCCATGCGAAATCCTGGAAAAGGCCGGCTTCCCTGATCGATTAGAAACCTATCCCGCGGACACGCGTGTTTATTGGGTGAAAGGGGAGAACGGTACATGGACATGTAATCCGAAGGGACAGCCGACCTGGCTGCGATATCGGCACGTGTTGGCCGACAACGGAAAGAACGTTCGTTACTGGGCTCTTGCGGAAACAGGCCAACGGATCAATACGCAGCAGGCACGCGATGAATGCAGCCAGTTGATCACCGACTTTAGCGCCTATAACACCGACACCACGACTCATTACCGAAATCGCCGGACATCGTCCGGTCTACACTGGGTCGGCGACTTGATGCTTGAGTGCACCTCGGAAATCAAGTCGGAAGAAGGGGTCCTTTCGCTCGACTTAGTCGAAGGCGGCACTCACTTCCGCTGCGACATCGACGTCGCTACCGGCAAAGCGACTCTCTCGGCGGACCAGCCGACGGTTACATTCGACGAAGAAGGTACCATCGAAGCCCAAACGGTTGTCCAAGGACCGGGGACTTACTCTTTCCGTTTTTCCAATACCGACAACGAATTACGCCTGTGGGTCAACGGAAGCTTGATCAAATTCAACGTCCCAGCCACCTACACACCCAATCAGCCGGTCGTTCCGAAATGGAGCGAGCAAGATCCTGGCGACTTGCTGCCGGTCGGGATCGGAACCGACTCGGTCCAAATGACATTGACCAACGTGCGTGTGCTACGAGATACGTACTACATCGCCGATGGCAAACAGTATCACCATGGTCGCGACACGATGACCCTTCTCGACTACCAGGAAGGGGAGCACTTGGGTTGGAACATTCCGACCGACGATGAGATCATGGAAGTGCTGACTGACCCAAGTCGCTGGGCAACGACCAAAATCTTTGAATCGCGTCGCGAAGCGGTCTTCAGTCTTGAAAACGGACAGTATTTTCCTCTTGGAGATAACAGTGCCGAAAGCCAAGATGGACGATTGTTCCCGATCGATAACCAGTTTGTGCCAGAGCATATGCTCATCGGTAAGGCGTTGTTCGTTTACTGGCCACACTCAAAGAACACTCCGGTGCCGTTTTTCCCTAACTTCAGCCGGATGAAGTTCATTCAATAA
- the lepA gene encoding translation elongation factor 4 yields the protein MAIIDQKYIRNFCIIAHIDHGKSTLADRLLEKTATVSSREMKEQLLDDMEVERERGITIKARAVVMKYIHEGQEYQINLIDTPGHVDFQYEVGRSLTCCEGAVLLVDAFQGVEAQTVANAFMAMEHDLEVVPCLSKIDLNHARPTEVAEEIEHTLALEATDICGISGKTGEGVDALLARLIERIPPPSGDRKATLQAMVFDSHYDKFRGAITYVRVMNGSIKKGDKIRFIKGETNHDVLEVGQFTPRPMARDELAAGQVGYVICNIKSLELVNIGDTITVQGDKGAKALPGYQEPKRMVFCGLYPSDGQDFEQLRDALKSLRINDPSFTFEPETSDALGFGFRCGFLGLLHMEIVQQRLEQEADIDLVQTAPNVTYQIINRNGETVDIHKPQDVPEAGDIETFLQPIVRVSLIQPSDYIGPVMQLCNERRGIHVRTEYLSPTRSMLVYDIPLAEVIYDLHDKLKSATRGYGTMDYEIRGYEEADLVRMDILVNGKRVDALSIICDRADADRRGRAVVKKLKSEIDRHMFEVAVQAAIGTRVIARETVKALRKNVTAKCYGGDISRKRKLWAKQKEGKKRMKSIGSVDIPQKAFMAVLETGEER from the coding sequence ATGGCAATCATCGACCAGAAGTACATTCGGAATTTCTGCATCATCGCGCATATCGACCACGGCAAAAGCACGTTGGCCGACCGTTTGCTGGAAAAGACGGCCACCGTCAGTTCGCGCGAAATGAAAGAGCAGCTGCTGGACGACATGGAAGTCGAACGCGAGCGTGGTATCACGATCAAAGCCCGCGCCGTGGTGATGAAGTACATCCACGAAGGGCAAGAGTACCAGATCAACTTGATCGACACGCCTGGCCACGTCGACTTCCAATATGAAGTGGGCCGGTCGCTGACATGTTGTGAAGGAGCGGTGCTATTGGTGGACGCCTTCCAAGGTGTCGAAGCACAAACCGTGGCCAACGCGTTCATGGCAATGGAGCACGATTTGGAAGTGGTTCCTTGCTTGAGCAAGATCGACTTGAACCATGCTCGACCGACGGAAGTTGCTGAAGAAATTGAGCACACGCTGGCTCTCGAAGCAACGGATATCTGCGGTATCAGCGGTAAGACAGGGGAAGGGGTCGATGCCCTGTTGGCTCGCCTGATCGAACGCATTCCACCACCCAGCGGTGATCGCAAAGCCACACTGCAAGCGATGGTGTTCGATTCGCACTACGATAAGTTCCGCGGTGCGATCACCTACGTTCGCGTGATGAACGGCTCGATCAAGAAGGGCGACAAGATCCGTTTCATCAAAGGTGAAACGAACCACGATGTGCTGGAAGTCGGACAGTTCACGCCACGCCCGATGGCTCGTGACGAACTGGCTGCCGGGCAAGTGGGTTATGTGATCTGTAACATCAAGTCGCTCGAGCTGGTCAACATCGGTGATACCATCACCGTTCAAGGGGACAAGGGAGCCAAAGCGCTGCCAGGTTACCAGGAACCTAAACGGATGGTTTTCTGCGGGCTTTACCCATCCGATGGCCAAGACTTCGAGCAACTGCGTGACGCGTTGAAGAGCCTTCGCATTAACGACCCGAGCTTCACGTTCGAGCCAGAAACAAGCGACGCATTGGGCTTCGGTTTCCGCTGCGGATTCTTGGGCCTGTTGCATATGGAAATCGTTCAGCAGCGACTGGAACAGGAAGCTGACATCGACCTGGTTCAAACCGCGCCGAACGTGACCTATCAAATCATTAATCGCAACGGCGAAACGGTCGATATCCACAAGCCGCAAGATGTTCCTGAAGCAGGCGATATCGAGACGTTTCTGCAGCCGATCGTCCGCGTCAGCTTGATCCAGCCATCCGATTACATCGGCCCGGTGATGCAGCTGTGTAACGAACGTCGCGGGATCCATGTTCGTACGGAATATCTTTCGCCGACGCGTTCGATGTTGGTCTACGACATTCCACTCGCGGAAGTGATCTACGACTTGCACGACAAGCTGAAGAGTGCAACGCGCGGCTACGGCACCATGGACTATGAAATCCGCGGCTATGAAGAAGCGGATCTCGTGCGTATGGATATCCTGGTCAACGGCAAACGCGTTGATGCATTGAGCATCATTTGCGATCGTGCCGATGCCGACCGACGTGGACGAGCGGTGGTGAAAAAGCTGAAGTCGGAAATCGACCGACACATGTTTGAAGTGGCCGTTCAAGCCGCTATCGGTACCAGGGTCATCGCTCGCGAAACAGTCAAAGCTTTGCGTAAGAACGTGACCGCCAAGTGCTATGGTGGTGACATCTCACGTAAACGAAAACTGTGGGCAAAGCAGAAAGAAGGTAAGAAGCGAATGAAGTCGATCGGTTCGGTCGATATTCCGCAGAAGGCCTTCATGGCGGTGCTGGAAACCGGCGAAGAACGATAA
- a CDS encoding ROK family protein, protein MTSVPHIEPGKETLPLFCGVDVGGTNIKIGLVDDHGNTVEYEKIPTNETEGPQRYMERSTEVIQKMMNVIGRPMDNIAAIGLATPGTMDINGGMLLEPHNLPNSYNFPIRDCLSKLTGRPVVYANDANAAAFGEYWLGSGKEFRSIIMLTLGTGVGGGIIVDDLLIDGEHSHGGELGHIIIDFSENARTIPTGQRGHLEAYASGTAIIKRTDEALVLDLQKESTLHARIAGGEKLSPLMVAQEAEKDDSLSMHIVMETARYLGIGIVSLMHTIDPGAVILGGAVNFGGHETELGRKFLDRVRQEVKSRAFPVPAKHTVVDFAKLGGDAGYLGAAGKARVVAHRDSLTT, encoded by the coding sequence ATGACGTCGGTACCACACATCGAACCAGGCAAAGAGACTCTACCACTCTTTTGCGGCGTCGACGTCGGCGGCACGAATATCAAGATCGGCCTGGTCGACGATCACGGCAACACGGTCGAATACGAGAAGATTCCGACCAACGAGACCGAAGGTCCACAACGTTACATGGAACGTTCGACCGAAGTCATTCAGAAGATGATGAATGTCATCGGCCGCCCGATGGATAACATTGCGGCAATTGGTCTCGCCACGCCAGGCACGATGGACATTAACGGCGGAATGCTGCTGGAACCCCATAATCTGCCGAATTCTTACAACTTTCCGATCCGCGACTGCCTCTCGAAATTGACGGGGCGCCCTGTTGTTTACGCCAACGATGCCAATGCGGCCGCATTTGGCGAATATTGGCTCGGGTCGGGCAAGGAATTCCGCAGCATCATCATGCTAACCCTGGGTACTGGAGTTGGCGGCGGGATCATTGTCGACGACTTGTTGATCGACGGCGAGCACAGTCACGGGGGCGAGTTAGGGCACATTATCATCGATTTCAGCGAGAATGCCCGAACGATCCCAACTGGTCAGCGAGGCCACTTAGAGGCCTATGCCAGCGGAACAGCCATTATCAAACGCACCGACGAAGCGTTGGTCCTGGACCTCCAAAAAGAGAGCACACTGCATGCTCGGATTGCCGGAGGCGAGAAACTGTCGCCGCTGATGGTGGCCCAGGAAGCTGAAAAAGATGACAGTCTTTCCATGCATATTGTCATGGAAACGGCTCGTTATCTGGGGATCGGGATCGTTTCGCTGATGCACACCATCGACCCCGGTGCGGTCATTCTCGGCGGTGCCGTCAACTTCGGGGGGCACGAAACCGAACTGGGACGCAAGTTTTTGGATCGGGTCCGCCAAGAGGTCAAATCCCGGGCTTTCCCGGTTCCAGCCAAGCATACGGTGGTCGATTTCGCCAAGTTAGGGGGGGACGCAGGCTATCTGGGGGCTGCAGGCAAGGCCCGAGTCGTTGCCCACCGCGATTCCCTGACCACCTAG
- a CDS encoding DMT family transporter, translating into MTQRTTPNPWLGLICGVLAAVGYSLANICLRWLTTLDPVWVSFLKAIPTVTMFAPIAIWQVRTGRSPFPKASSLFILIIAAISSQLFGNAMLQWSFGVVGVAMSVPLCLGTMLVVGVVISKWMLQESLTRWQGWGTGALVLALVSLSLAGRNAVQSVVDTQTGLLLIGAGVFAPMLAGISYAFLSVAIRRGVSGEVSMFMTTSLICTVGMAILGPLSIYTAGFEGMAQTTSAQYGVMLIAGLLNAGAFVALTLSFRYAPVIIGNAANSLQNPLSALAGVILFHEAFNTNLAFGVVLTVIGVVMMGLKDKPSADLAENSAEKPELASAAPEDGR; encoded by the coding sequence ATGACGCAGCGAACAACTCCGAATCCCTGGCTTGGGTTAATTTGTGGTGTTCTTGCCGCGGTAGGTTACTCGCTGGCGAATATTTGCCTGCGCTGGCTGACGACGCTCGATCCGGTTTGGGTTTCGTTTCTTAAGGCGATACCCACGGTCACCATGTTCGCGCCGATTGCCATCTGGCAAGTCCGAACCGGGCGATCTCCTTTCCCAAAGGCTTCGTCTCTCTTCATTCTTATCATCGCCGCGATTTCCAGTCAGCTGTTTGGTAATGCCATGCTGCAGTGGAGTTTCGGTGTTGTGGGGGTTGCCATGAGTGTCCCCCTTTGCCTAGGGACGATGCTTGTCGTAGGGGTTGTGATCAGCAAGTGGATGCTGCAGGAAAGCCTCACCCGCTGGCAGGGGTGGGGAACGGGGGCATTGGTCCTGGCCCTGGTCAGTTTGAGTCTTGCTGGCCGAAATGCGGTTCAATCTGTGGTAGATACGCAAACTGGCTTGCTTTTGATCGGCGCGGGCGTTTTCGCTCCAATGTTGGCGGGCATTTCCTACGCATTCTTAAGCGTGGCCATCCGTCGTGGCGTCTCGGGCGAAGTGAGCATGTTCATGACGACGTCACTTATCTGTACCGTCGGGATGGCCATTCTGGGGCCGCTCAGCATTTATACGGCCGGCTTTGAGGGAATGGCTCAAACGACGTCAGCTCAGTATGGCGTGATGCTAATTGCGGGTTTGCTGAATGCGGGAGCTTTCGTGGCGCTGACGTTATCGTTTCGATACGCTCCGGTCATTATTGGGAATGCGGCGAACTCCCTGCAGAACCCGCTTTCGGCACTTGCCGGAGTGATTTTGTTTCACGAAGCGTTCAACACGAACTTGGCTTTTGGTGTCGTACTGACAGTGATCGGCGTGGTAATGATGGGGCTGAAAGATAAGCCTTCAGCCGATCTGGCAGAGAATTCTGCAGAGAAACCTGAGTTGGCATCGGCCGCCCCGGAAGACGGCCGATAA